The DNA region GGGCAGCGATGAGGTGATGCTCGGGGATAGTGCCTTCGTGGAAGAACTCTTCCATCAGTTCGTCCTTGCCTTCGGCGACAAGCTCGACCAGGGCTTCATGCGCGACCTTCGCATCCCCGGCGACGGATTCGGGAATCTTGCCTGCTTCGCCGTGGCCATCGCCATCCGGTTGATAAAGATATGCCTTCATCGTCACCAGGTCTACGACACCGTGGAAGCCGTGCTGATCGACAATCGGCAACTGCACCGGCACCACCTGACGTCCCCACTTCTGCTGCAGAAGTTCGATCATATGCTGCCGCCCGATCCTGCTATCGACTTTAGGATGGTCCACCTGGTTCATGACGATGATGCGAGGCAAGTTGACCTCGGCCGCATACCTCCAGACACGATCGGTCACAGCCTCCGCTCCGATCTGGGCATTGACCACGATGAGCGCAGCTTCGACGGGCAGCATGGCCGCGCGCGCCTCGTGAACGAACATATGAAAACCGGGGGTGTCGATCAGGTTGATCTTCACGCCGCCCCACTCGGCGAAGGCCAGTGCATTGGCCATGGTTGTCCGACGCGCCACGTCTTCTTCGTCATACGCGGTCACGGCAGAGCCATCTTCCACACGCCCCTTGACTGGCGTCATCTTTGCTGCATGCAGCAAAGATGAGATGAGGGTTGTCTTGCCACTATGGGAGTGCCCTACGACGGCGACGTTGCGGATATCATTTCCCGAATAAACCTTCATCTGGAGATCCCTCCTGAACCTGATGGACCGTCAATACACTACACTCCAGCGGCAAACCGCGGCCGGATTCAGCCCCACTGAAGGGCCTGCTTCCGAGGAAATGGGATGCTATCACAGCCGGAAATGATCTATTGTTTACCTCCTGAGTCCGAAATTGAACTAAACTTTCGCTGTCCCATAAAACCGGAATTTTCAGCTTCGTAAGCGATAACGCGAGAGAGCAGTAAAACCTTCATTTGACAGACGAATATCAGAGCAAGTAAACATGAGGGGTTGTGATAGCGCAATCATATCTAGCTTTCAAAACCAATTAGGACGATCGGCTTGCCAGAACGTTCAAAGGAACGGCGATGCAGAGAGGCAATCGATGCATCGTTCCGGCGCCCTCACTCGCATCTCGTTCTCCCTCCGTTTGTGCATCAACTTCGGAGCAGTGAGGACAAATGCGAAGGTAGCAATCGAAAACAGAGGCAGCGCGCCGCTGTCTCATACGAACTGGTATCAGCTCAGCAGTTGCACGTTTATTTATTAAGTAAGTAAGGAGTTGTACATGACCTCTTTTTCGCGCCTTCATGCTGTAAGCAACTGCGCTGGAGTCTTGCTGACTTCGGCGTTATTGCTTACGCCGTTCGGCCCTTCCGCCAGTGCTCAGCATCGAAGGCATGGCTCGGAAATTCCGGCAACGCTCTCTCCACAGTCGCAACAGGTGGTCGAACGCCTCGGCGCCTTTGACAACCTGCCCGCGGATTCATGGCGGTCCCACGTCGGCAACGTCGCCCATGGCGAAGCAGTCGACCTGGACGATAGCAGCTGGCCCGTTGTAAAGCCCGGAACCGAGGCGACCAAAGACGCTGTCTGGTACCGCCAACTCGTCGAGATCCCTAAGACGCTGAACGGCTACGACCTTACCGGAGCCCGCATCTGGTTCAAGTTCAATGCTCGCGGCGACCGTTCGATGCCGCAGATCATCTACTTCAACGGCCGCCGTGTCGCTCTCGGCGACGATCTCGAGCCTATTGTTCTGTTCGATAACGCGAAACCTGGCGAAAAGATCCTTGTCGCGGTCAAACTCCTGCCCACGGTCAGCGTGAAGAGATTCGGCGGGGCGGCGATGAAGATCGATTTTGCTTCCACAAGGCCGAATCCAGAGGATCTGCGCGACGAGTTTATCTCTACCGCTTTGCTCGTTCCCTCGCTCTCGAAAGACGCCACCAAGGATTTTGCCACACTCCAGCATGCCATCACTTCAGTCGATCTGGGGGCGCTTGATTCGGGCAACCAGAAGAAGTTCGACGCATCCCTGACGGAAGCGAAGAACGAGATCGAACCGCTCAAGCCGATGCTCCAGCAGGCCACCTTTCATCTCACCGGCAACTCTCACATCGATGCGGCCTGGCTGTGGCCCCGCACTGAGACCGTGGATGTGGTGAAGCGGACCTTCGGCTCGGCATTGCAGTTAATGAACGAGTATCCGAACTACACCTACACTCAGTCGGCCGCGCAGTACAACGAGTGGATGGCCGAGAAGTATCCTGAGATGAACGAAGAGATCAAGAAGCGCATCAAGGAAGGCCGATGGGAGGTCGTCGGCGGCATGTGGGTTGAGCCTGACCTGAATATGCCCGACGGCGAGTCGCAGGTGCGCTCCATCCTGCTCGGCAAGCGCTGGTTCCAGAAAGAGTATGGCGTCGATGTTCGCATCGGCTGGAATCCCGATTCTTTCGGTTACAACTGGCAGCTTCCGCAGATCTACAAGCGCTCCGGTATCGACTACTTCGTCACCCAGAAGATGACCTGGAACGATACCAACCAGCTTCCGCTCAAGCTCTTCTGGTGGGAGGCGCCGGACGGAAGCAAGGTACTGACCTACTTCCCCGAGGGCTATGGCAACACCGATCTCGGCCCGGTGAGACTCTCCAAAGATCTCGTGCAGGCACGGAAGCGTTCCCCCGGTCTCGACGAGATGATGGACTTGTATGGAGTCGGTGATCATGGCGGCGGCGCAACCCGTTCGGTGCTTGATCAGGGCGACCATTGGGCGGAGTCGGACAAGATTGTGCCGAACATGAAGTATGGTCTCGCGCAGCCCTTCTTCACCCATGTCGAGCAGGAGATTGGCGGCGATTCCCCGACGTGGGACTACAAGTCCATCGCCAAGGGATATACCTACCCAACGCCCGAGGAAGGCAAGATCCACATCCCGACTTGGAAGGATGAGCTGTATCTCGAGTATCACCGCGGCGTCTTTACCACCCAGGCGAATCACAAACGCAACATGCGTGATAGCGAAGAATGGACGCTGAACGCAGAGAAGTATGCGTCACTGGCATGGCTCAATGGCGACTCCTATCCTAACGCACGGTTTACCGACGCGTGGGAGAAGATCACCTTCAACCAGTTCCACGATCTTGCCGCGGGCTCCGGAATCGGCATCATCTACAAGGATGCGCAGAAGGACTACGACCAGGTTCGCTGGGAGACAAATGAAGTCTCGACCAAGGCACTCCATACGCTCTCGGCTGAGGTAGACACGCACACCGTCAGCGGCGTCCCTGTATTTGTCTTCAATCCACTTGCGTGGAAGCGTTCCGGCCTCGCCGAAGTAGATGTCCAGTTGCCAGCAGCATCGGCCCATGGCGTCTCCGTTCTGGACGCAAACAATCGTGTCCTGCCTTCGAAGGTGTTGTCGAGCGACTCGAAGACAAACTCCTACAAACTGCTGATCGATGCGAAGGACGTTCCTTCCATGGGTTACGAGGTGTTGCACGTTGTGCCGGAAACGAGGCCTTTCGTCAGCGACCTGAAAGCCAGCGGAACGACGCTGGAGAATGCGGCGCTTCGCGTCGTTGTCGATCCTTCGAATGGCTGCATTACGAGCCTGTTCGATAAGAAGTCAAACTTCGAGACGATTGCGAAGGGCGGCTGCGGCAACCAGCTTCAGACCTTCAAGGACACCCCCAAGGAATACGACGCGTGGAACATCGATCCAGGCACGCTCGACCACAACACTCCCATCGATCAGGTGGACTCCGTCCAGCTCATTGAGAAGGGACCGATGCGCGCAACGATCCGCGTGACGCGCACCTGGCAGAGTTCGAAGTTCGTCCAGGACATCACGCTCTATGCCGGTGCGGACACAGTCGTTGTTGGCAACGATATCGACTGGCACGAGACGCACGTATTGTTGAAGGCGGCGTTCCCACTCGCAGCATCCGGGCCAGAGGCGACGTACGAAATTCCCTACGGCACAATCCAACGGGCAACCACGCGCAACAATAGCTGGGAGAAGGCGCGCTTCGAAGTGCCGGCCATACGCTGGGCTGATCTGGGCGATGAGCAGCATGGCTTCAGCCTGATCAACGCAACCAAGTATGGATATGACGGACAGGACAACGTGCTGCGGCTCTCGCTGCTGCGCTCTCCTGTGTCGCCGGATCCTGATGCCGATCGTGGTCCACACCACTTCAGCTACGAGCTTTATCCTCATGCCGGAACGTGGAAGAACGCGCGGACCGAGCGTGCAGGATACGAGTTCAACTACAAACTGCGTGCCAGCCAGGTCGAGTCGCACACGGGCAGTCTGCCTCGCGAGCATTCGTACATTTCGGTAACGCCGGAGAATGTTGTTCTGACCGCCGTCAAGAAGGCGGAAGATGACAACGGACTTATCTTCCGTGTGTTCGAGTGGGCGGGTAAACAGTCCGATGTGGTCTTCACCTTACCCAGGGGCGCGACCTCGGCGACAGAGACCAACTTGATGGAGAAGCCAGTCGGCTCTCCGTTGAGTATCTCTGGAGATAAGGTCACAGTGCCAATCCATCCTTACGAAATCCTCTCCATCCGCGCGGACTATCCTCATGAAAGCGCGGAGGCGAAGAACGAAAAATAGGTAGATCGAGTAGTAATAGAAACAGTGATGCCGCAGAGTGACTCTGCGGCATCACTGTTTAAGGGTGCTTCTATCTGTAACCCCGGCTGGTATCAATAACAACGAGTCATCAACGTCAGGGCGGCCAATAATCTTTGCCGGGACAAACCCTGTCAGTCCTTCCGCATCACATCGCTTGTCGGTCTGTGTTCGACTTTCGGCGCTCCCACTGCCGCTAATGCCCTAATCATTTCGAAGCCGCCGGCGTACTTTGTTCTTAAGGAGACCCGGAGGCGCATAAACACAAGTTCAAAGAATAAGCGGCTCATTCCCGAACAGGCATCACCCTGTCGGCAAAGAATGGCCGAGACAAAGACGCAGCGACTTTTTCGGAGGCAGTTCATGAACACCAGATATTCCAGCTTCTTTCTTCGCCTCACGCTCATCGCATTTGTCCTGTACCTGGCCAGACCAGCGTACGGACAATTCAATGCCAGCCTCTCCGGAACGGTGCAGGATTCGACAGGCGCCATCATTCCCAATGCGACCGTGACGTTGACTGAGCCTGCCACCCATCAAACGCTGAAGGCGACGACCAGCAGCGATGGCGTTTACCACTTCAATGAACTGCCTCCGGCACATTACACTCTGGCGGTCACGGCCAGCGGCTTCAAGGCGTCTACATTCGCCGATGTCGCACTTTCGGCAGAGACACCGCGGAATTTGAACGTGACCCTCAGCACCGGCGATGTCTCGGAGACGGTGACCGTCAATGCCAATGAGGTCTCCGCACTCCAAAGCGCAGACGCAAGCATCGGTAGCACAATCTCTAACGAAGCGATCCAGCGTCTGCCAGTCATCGGCGGAAACCCGTATGAGCTGCTGCGGACCTCTCCCGGCATTACCGGAGACGGCGCGCGCGCCGGCAACGGCAACGCCGTCTATCTGCCGAACGGTGCCGGCCCAGGAGGATCGTCGCGCGGCATCTTCCAGACCGAAAACCAGACACAGATTTCAGCGAATGGCCAGCCAGTAGCGGCTAACACCTATAGCGTCGATGGCGTTACCGTAGATTCCCTCACACATGGCGGCGCTGCAGTAGTCACTCCCAATCAGGAAGCCATCGGCCAGATTACGGTTCTTTCGACCTCATACGATGCCGCCGACGGCCGCAACTCGGGCGCTCAGATCAAAGTTGTGACCAAGAGTGGAACCAACGATCTGCATGGTTCACTCTACTTCCTATACGACGAGCCCGGCCTTAACGCCTTCGCCAAGTATGGTGGCCCCGACGGTCAACTGCCGCTTCGCGTTGAGACGAAACAACGCACCTACGATGCCTCTCTCGGCGGCCCCATGATCAAAGACAAACTATTCGGATTCGCTTCCTACTCCGGATTCGGCCTGGGTGCGAATACCACAATCTCACAGTATATTGAAACTCCCGAATACAGATCGCTCGTCGCAGCCCAGCGCCCCGGAGGCATCACCACCACCATCGTTACCTCCCCCGGCGTTACCCCGCGCATCGTCAACCTTCTTTCCATGGATTGCTCTGCCTACGCCAACAATCCCGGTCTTTATACGCCCGTCAATGGGGTGCCCCAGACTGCGTCCGGAGGCCCTTACTGCAAACCAGCGGGCAGTGGAGTCGATATCGGCTCTCCCACGGCAGGTGGAGCGTCCCAACTGGGCATGTACACGCCATCCGCGGCGACCAACCCTGCTACCTACATCGGCGGCGGCCTGGATGGCATACCCGATA from Edaphobacter paludis includes:
- a CDS encoding glycoside hydrolase family 38 C-terminal domain-containing protein: MTSFSRLHAVSNCAGVLLTSALLLTPFGPSASAQHRRHGSEIPATLSPQSQQVVERLGAFDNLPADSWRSHVGNVAHGEAVDLDDSSWPVVKPGTEATKDAVWYRQLVEIPKTLNGYDLTGARIWFKFNARGDRSMPQIIYFNGRRVALGDDLEPIVLFDNAKPGEKILVAVKLLPTVSVKRFGGAAMKIDFASTRPNPEDLRDEFISTALLVPSLSKDATKDFATLQHAITSVDLGALDSGNQKKFDASLTEAKNEIEPLKPMLQQATFHLTGNSHIDAAWLWPRTETVDVVKRTFGSALQLMNEYPNYTYTQSAAQYNEWMAEKYPEMNEEIKKRIKEGRWEVVGGMWVEPDLNMPDGESQVRSILLGKRWFQKEYGVDVRIGWNPDSFGYNWQLPQIYKRSGIDYFVTQKMTWNDTNQLPLKLFWWEAPDGSKVLTYFPEGYGNTDLGPVRLSKDLVQARKRSPGLDEMMDLYGVGDHGGGATRSVLDQGDHWAESDKIVPNMKYGLAQPFFTHVEQEIGGDSPTWDYKSIAKGYTYPTPEEGKIHIPTWKDELYLEYHRGVFTTQANHKRNMRDSEEWTLNAEKYASLAWLNGDSYPNARFTDAWEKITFNQFHDLAAGSGIGIIYKDAQKDYDQVRWETNEVSTKALHTLSAEVDTHTVSGVPVFVFNPLAWKRSGLAEVDVQLPAASAHGVSVLDANNRVLPSKVLSSDSKTNSYKLLIDAKDVPSMGYEVLHVVPETRPFVSDLKASGTTLENAALRVVVDPSNGCITSLFDKKSNFETIAKGGCGNQLQTFKDTPKEYDAWNIDPGTLDHNTPIDQVDSVQLIEKGPMRATIRVTRTWQSSKFVQDITLYAGADTVVVGNDIDWHETHVLLKAAFPLAASGPEATYEIPYGTIQRATTRNNSWEKARFEVPAIRWADLGDEQHGFSLINATKYGYDGQDNVLRLSLLRSPVSPDPDADRGPHHFSYELYPHAGTWKNARTERAGYEFNYKLRASQVESHTGSLPREHSYISVTPENVVLTAVKKAEDDNGLIFRVFEWAGKQSDVVFTLPRGATSATETNLMEKPVGSPLSISGDKVTVPIHPYEILSIRADYPHESAEAKNEK